Proteins encoded within one genomic window of Siniperca chuatsi isolate FFG_IHB_CAS linkage group LG4, ASM2008510v1, whole genome shotgun sequence:
- the LOC122875091 gene encoding ELKS/Rab6-interacting/CAST family member 1-like isoform X11, with translation MYGSARSVGRGDANHSGGRDGGGTGNQGSGRSPRLPRSPRMGHRRTNSTGGSGGGPGGAGGKTLSMENIQSLNAAYATSGPMYLSDNEVAMAGDHIPKSGGTVTTMGRQRVTYGSRGSSSGVVAASTPNISTSVPANAVLPAGMMAGDALAFGDHHMASTVPHSLRQARDNTILDLQAQLKEVLRENEMLRREVEVKESKLSSSMNSIKTFWSPELKKERALRKDEVSKITVWKEQYRVIQDEAQHLQMTVQALQDELRIQRDLNQLLQQDPSSQGRDLALASEPTEENYRRLQAEHERQAKELFLLRKTLEEMELRIDTQKQTLGARDESIKKLLEMLQSKGPSAKASEEDQERTRRLADAEMHRHHLESLLDQRDREITALREQELHRRYEGTPESTKTKALQTVIDMKDAKINSMDRSLRDMEEELLMLKSNGLLSCEERQEEMKQMEVYRSHTKFMKNKMEQVKQDLSRKDTELLGLQTKLETLTNQFSDSKQHIEVLKESLTAKEQRAAILQTEVDALRQRLEEKEATLNKKSKQIQEMSEEKGTLNGEIHDLKDMLEVKERKVNVLQKKIENLQEQLRDKEKQMSSLKERVKSLQADTSNTDTALTTLEESLAEKERIIERLKEQRDRDDREKTEELDCNKKELKELKERLSLLQGDLSDRETSLLDLKEHASSLASSGLKKDSKLKSLEIALEQKKEECLKVENQLKRAQNAALEAQANTELAERIKNLEQEVARHKEDSGKAQAEVDRLLEILREMENEKNDKDKKISELESSASRQMKDQSKKVASLKHKEQVEKSRNARLMEEARKREDNMSENSQQVKDSLRQKSERIEELEEALRESVQITAEREMVLAQEEAARSLQEKQKHSLKPMHESNLAHFKWSKMEELLGAMEKVKQELESMRAKLASTQQSLGEKEAHLSTLRAERRKHLEEVLEMKQEALLAAISEKDANIALLELSSSKKKKTQDEVALLKREKDRLVQQLKQQTQNRMKLMADNYEDDHLKTAPDQTNHKPSPDQDDEEGIWA, from the exons ATGTACGGTAGTGCCCGCTCTGTTGGCAGAGGGGATGCCAACCACAgtggaggaagagatggaggtgGTACTGGTAATCAGGGATCTGGCCGTTCCCCTCGCCTTCCCCGTTCTCCTCGGATGGGACACCGTCGCACCAACAGCACTGGAGGCAGTGGAGGGGGTcctggaggagcaggaggcaAGACGCTTTCAATGGAGAACATCCAGTCCCTCAACGCTGCTTATGCCACCTCAGGACCAATGTACCTGAGTGACAATGAGGTTGCCATGGCAGGCGACCACATTCCCAAAAGTGGTGGGACGGTGACGACCATGGGGAGACAGAGGGTGACATATGGGTCAAGGGGCAGCAGCAGTGGAGTTGTGGCTGCTAGCACCCCCAACATCTCCACCTCAGTGCCTGCCAATGCTGTGCTGCCAGCAGGCATGATGGCAGGTGATGCTCTAGCATTTGGGGACCACCACATGGCCTCCACTGTGCCCCATTCTCTAAGGCAGGCCAGAGACAACACCATACTTGATCTGCAGGCCCAGCTGAAAGAG GTCCTGCGCGAGAATGAAATGCTGCGGCGAGAAGTGGAAGTTAAGGAGAGCAAGCTCAGTTCCTCCATGAATTCTATCAAGACCTTCTGGAGCCCAGAATTAAAAAAGGAGCGAGCTCTCAGGAAAGATGAGGTTTCTAAGATCACTGTCTGGAAGGAACAATACCGTGTGATTCAAGATGAAGCACAG CATCTCCAGATGACTGTTCAGGCTCTTCAGGATGAGCTGAGGATCCAGAGGGACCTAAACCAGCTGCTCCAGCAAGACCCCTCCAGCCAAGGCCGGGACCTGGCCCTGGCATCTGAACCCACGGAGGAGAACTACCGGCGGCTACAGGCCGAGCATGAGAGACAGGCCAAAGAGCTCTTCCTCCTTAGAAAGACCCTGGAGGAGATGGAGCTGAGGATTGACACACAAAAGCAAACCCTGGGAGCCAGGGACGAGTCCATCAAGAAACTTCTGGAGATGCTGCAGAGCAAAG GGCCGTCTGCCAAGGCATCAGAAGAGGACCAGGAGCGGACCAGGAGACTGGCTGATGCAGAGATGCACAGGCATCACCTTGAGAGTTTACTGgaccagagagacagagagattacTGCACTAAGAGAG CAGGAGCTGCACCGCCGCTATGAGGGAACCCCTGAGTCCACCAAAACTAAGGCTCTACAGACGGTCATCGACATGAAG GATGCAAAAATCAATTCAATGGACCGGAGCCTGAGAGacatggaggaggagctgcTAATGCTGAAATCCAATGGACTTCTGAGCTGCGAGGAGCGTCAGGAGGAGATGAAGCAGATGGAGGTCTATCGCAGCCACACCAAGTTCATGAAGAACAAG ATGGAGCAGGTAAAGCAGGATCTCTCCAGGAAGGACACTGAGCTGCTTGGTTTGCAGACCAAGCTGGAGACGCTCACCAACCAGTTCTCAGATAGCAAGCAGCACATTGAAGTCCTCAAGGAGTCCCTCACTGCTAAGGAGCAGCGAGCTGCCATCTTACAGACAGAG GTGGATGCATTGCGCCAGCGCTTGGAAGAGAAGGAGGCAACTCTGAATAAGAAGAGCAAGCAGATACAAGAAATGTCAGAAGAGAAGGGCACACTCAACGGGGAGATCCACGACCTCAAGGACATGCTGGAGGTTAAGGAGCGCAAAGTTAATGTGCTACAGAAGAAG ATTGAGAACTTGCAGGAGCAGCTGAGGGACAAGGAGAAGCAGATGAGCAGCCTGAAGGAGAGAGTAAAGTCTTTGCAGGCAGACACTTCCAACACTGACACTGCTCTCACCACACTGGAGGAGTCTCTTGCAGAAAAG GAGCGCATCATTGAGCGTTTAAAGGAGCAGCGAGACAGAGACGACCGGGAGAAGACAGAGGAGCTCGACTGCAACAAGAAGGAACTGAAAGAGTTGAAGGAGAGACTGAGCTTACTGCAGGGAGACCTGTCAGACAGAGAG ACGTCTCTGTTGGACCTGAAGGAGCATGCATCATCCCTGGCCTCCTCAGGGCTGAAGAAGGACTCCAAACTCAAGAGTCTGGAGATCGCCTTGGAGCAGAAGAAGGAGGAGTGCCTCAAAGTGGAGAACCAGCTTAAGAGA GCTCAAAACGCAGCCCTGGAGGCTCAGGCCAACACTGAGCTGGCCGAGCGCATTAAGAACCTCGAGCAGGAAGTGGCTCGCCACAAAGAGGATTCTGGGAAGGCCCAGGCTGAGGTGGACCGCCTGCTGGAGATCCTTCGGGAAATGGAGAATGAGAAGAATGACAAGGACAAAAAGATCAGTGAGCTGGAGAG TTCGGCCTCCAG GCAGATGAAAGACCAGTCGAAGAAGGTGGCATCTCTGAAGCACAAGGAGCAGGTGGAGAAGAGTAGGAATGCTCGACTCATGGAGGAGGCCAGGAAGAGGGAGGACAACATGTCCGAGAACTCCCAACAGGTGAAG GACTCTCTGCGTCAGAAATCGGAGCGCAtagaggagctggaggaggcccTGAGAGAGAGCGTTCAGATCACTGCTGAGCGAGAGATGGTACTGGCACAGGAGGAGGCTGCCAGGTCACTCCAGGAGAAGCAG AAGCACTCACTCAAACCAATGCATGAGTCCAACCTCGCCCACTTTAAGTGGTCTAAG ATGGAAGAGCTGCTGGGGGCCATGGAGAAGGTGAAGCAGGAGCTGGAGTCCATGAGGGCCAAGCTGGCCTCCACCCAGCAGTCTTTGGGTGAGAAAGAGGCACACCTCTCAACCCTGCGAGCTGAGCGCAGGAAACACCTGGAGGAGGTTCTGGAGATGAA GCAGGAGGCGCTGTTGGCTGCAATCAGCGAGAAGGATGCTAACATTGCCCTACTGGAGTTGTCCTCCtctaagaagaagaagacccaGGATGAGGTGGCTCTGCTGAAGCGGGAGAAGGACAGACTGGTGCAACAACTCAAACAGCAG ACTCAGAACAGAATGAAACTGATGGCGGACAACTATGAGGATGACCATCTGAAGACTGCCCCTGACCAGACAAATCACAAACCCTCTCCAGATCAG GATGATGAGGAGGGTATTTGGGCATAG